A portion of the Candidatus Alcyoniella australis genome contains these proteins:
- a CDS encoding response regulator, whose protein sequence is MDQPKRILVVDDDEMNRRLLTTILGRLGYEVDEAFDGINALERVAANPPEVILLDIDMPRMNGFEVARRLKDSDETKIIPIVAISSSSEVESRIKAFEVGADDFLSKPVDQTELRARVQSLLKVKAYNDHMLSHQLILEREVEKRTEQLRTAYEDLKSASLKIKQGTLDTIFRLAQAAEYKDMETGSHIKRIGYYAAAVSRSMSLPAQDVDTVLYAAPMHDIGKIGIPDRILLKRASLDSDEWEVMKQHTLIGGKILSGSDTAVLKMAEQIALTHHEKWDGSGYPKGLKGDQIPLWGRITSVADVFDALTSDRPYKQAIPIDESIEIMKKGRGVYFDPDVTDTFFSIMDQIATIRTECVDEPAQPITESQSN, encoded by the coding sequence ATGGATCAACCTAAGAGGATTCTCGTCGTAGACGACGATGAGATGAATCGCCGTCTGCTGACGACGATTCTCGGCCGCCTGGGCTACGAGGTGGACGAGGCCTTCGACGGAATCAACGCACTGGAACGGGTGGCGGCCAACCCGCCGGAGGTGATCCTGCTCGACATCGACATGCCGCGGATGAACGGTTTCGAGGTCGCCCGGCGGCTCAAGGATTCGGATGAGACCAAGATCATCCCGATCGTGGCGATCTCCTCCTCCTCCGAAGTGGAGAGCAGGATCAAGGCCTTCGAGGTCGGGGCCGACGACTTCCTGTCCAAGCCGGTCGACCAGACCGAGCTACGGGCCCGGGTCCAGTCGCTGCTCAAGGTCAAGGCCTACAACGATCACATGCTGAGCCACCAGCTGATCCTCGAGCGCGAGGTGGAGAAGCGCACCGAGCAGCTGCGCACAGCCTACGAGGATCTCAAGTCAGCCTCGCTGAAGATCAAACAGGGCACCCTGGACACGATCTTCCGCCTGGCCCAGGCCGCCGAGTACAAGGACATGGAGACCGGCAGCCACATCAAGCGTATCGGCTACTACGCGGCCGCGGTCTCGCGCAGCATGTCGCTGCCGGCCCAGGACGTGGACACCGTGCTCTACGCCGCGCCGATGCACGACATCGGCAAGATTGGCATCCCCGATCGAATCCTGCTCAAGCGCGCCTCCCTGGACAGCGACGAATGGGAGGTGATGAAGCAGCACACGTTGATCGGCGGCAAGATCCTCTCCGGCTCGGATACAGCCGTGCTCAAGATGGCCGAGCAGATCGCGCTGACCCACCACGAGAAGTGGGACGGCAGCGGCTATCCCAAGGGGCTCAAGGGAGACCAGATCCCGCTGTGGGGACGAATCACTTCCGTGGCCGACGTGTTCGACGCCCTGACTTCGGACCGTCCCTACAAGCAGGCGATCCCCATCGACGAGTCGATCGAGATAATGAAAAAGGGACGCGGCGTCTACTTCGACCCCGACGTGACCGACACCTTCTTCTCGATCATGGACCAGATCGCAACCATCCGCACCGAGTGCGTTGACGAGCCGGCCCAGCCGATCACCGAATCTCAATCCAACTGA
- a CDS encoding ATP-binding protein — protein MNNEEQPVKPIEPVEIDLEFEKTLNRERLELLTSRTKFMMLVGGGFYSIFWALDWVTVHERIMEFLTIRACVAVLLLIGYLLMRTRYSLKLASLLSVGMTLLTIFGVGIMTALLGGFTSFYYIGIIFILFVTGMFFPWTLKEAVVCGVLSVGSYVAINLFFHGNETHLFTMLQPVFFMSGAVGITAFAGVSEERTRRHGLEMRIQIEKANEELQELDKAKMRFFANVSHELRSPLTLILGPLEAILRGDPDERLKQLLEAMEANARRLLRQVNSLLDFAKIDAGKLECKYVYANLGKILHDLALSAKPHLSNRNIELVLEGLDVISDSILDGDKIDTIAANLMSNAIKFTPDGGRLTIRTGEHEEIVWFEVEDTGEGIPEDQLQLIFERFLQVEDGSDRRREGTGLGLAMVKELTKIHRGKVTVRSKVGEGTAFRVEIPKRPDSIPLERRRMIGRRLEDQMAHTRTVSMLGAAYEEKSEGRKKTLFSDVIGASLKDNSMIAQTMEGAAPPDADKVLVVDDNPDLRTFIANTLTDTYQVQMAQNGVEGLATARRWSPDLIISDIMMPLMDGFELTRQIRQDAALSQVPVILATSKSGGEAVAEGLEVGANDYLAKPFEIRELQARVAAQLRARRLERNLSERESRLAAIGRMTSAIVHDLRNPLTAIIGFSEIASQDAQSEDSREMVSKDLEPVISEANRLSRMISEVLDFARGQSSDLNLVPTELVAYVETVCKPMKQKLGAMSIELQLVHKAGRELQVNLDNDRMLRVLENLVKNAQEAMWGDGRVPKDKHIWITTDTVDDRSALIRIADDGPGIPEALASTLFDAFTTSNKPAGTGLGLATVRNLVIAHGGTIKVEPKAAEGGAAFIIKLPRINLES, from the coding sequence ATGAACAACGAAGAGCAACCAGTCAAACCGATCGAACCTGTCGAAATCGACCTAGAGTTCGAAAAGACGCTCAATCGGGAGCGCCTGGAGCTGCTGACCTCGCGCACCAAGTTCATGATGCTGGTCGGCGGCGGCTTCTACTCGATCTTTTGGGCGCTGGACTGGGTGACGGTCCACGAACGCATCATGGAGTTCCTGACGATCCGCGCCTGTGTGGCGGTATTGCTGTTGATCGGCTACCTGCTGATGCGCACGCGCTACAGCCTGAAACTGGCAAGCCTGCTCTCGGTGGGCATGACGTTGTTGACCATCTTCGGCGTCGGGATAATGACCGCGCTGCTTGGCGGATTCACCAGCTTCTACTACATCGGAATTATCTTCATCCTGTTCGTCACCGGCATGTTTTTCCCCTGGACTCTCAAGGAGGCCGTTGTCTGCGGAGTACTGTCGGTGGGCAGTTATGTCGCGATCAACCTCTTCTTCCACGGCAACGAAACTCATCTGTTCACGATGCTCCAGCCGGTGTTCTTCATGTCCGGCGCGGTGGGCATCACCGCCTTCGCCGGGGTCAGCGAGGAGCGCACACGCCGCCACGGACTGGAGATGCGCATACAGATCGAGAAGGCCAACGAGGAACTCCAGGAGCTGGACAAGGCCAAGATGCGTTTCTTTGCCAATGTCAGCCACGAGCTGCGCAGCCCGTTGACTCTGATCCTCGGCCCGCTGGAAGCGATCCTGCGGGGCGACCCCGACGAACGCCTGAAGCAGCTGCTCGAGGCGATGGAGGCCAACGCCCGACGACTGCTGCGCCAGGTCAATTCGCTGCTCGACTTCGCCAAGATCGACGCGGGCAAACTCGAGTGCAAGTACGTCTACGCCAACCTGGGCAAGATCCTGCACGACCTGGCGCTGTCGGCCAAGCCGCACCTGAGCAACCGCAACATCGAGCTGGTGCTCGAGGGTCTGGACGTAATCAGCGACTCGATCCTCGACGGAGACAAAATCGACACGATCGCGGCTAACCTGATGTCCAACGCGATCAAGTTCACGCCCGACGGCGGCAGACTGACGATCCGCACCGGTGAGCACGAGGAGATCGTCTGGTTCGAGGTCGAGGATACCGGCGAGGGGATCCCCGAAGACCAGCTGCAGTTGATCTTCGAGCGCTTCCTGCAGGTCGAAGACGGCTCGGACCGGCGGCGCGAGGGAACGGGGTTGGGTCTGGCGATGGTCAAGGAGTTGACCAAGATCCACCGCGGCAAGGTCACGGTACGCTCCAAAGTCGGCGAGGGTACGGCCTTCCGCGTCGAGATCCCCAAGCGTCCGGATTCGATTCCCCTTGAACGCCGCAGGATGATCGGACGACGGCTCGAGGATCAAATGGCGCACACACGCACGGTCTCGATGCTCGGTGCTGCCTACGAAGAGAAGTCCGAGGGACGCAAGAAGACCTTGTTCTCCGATGTGATCGGCGCAAGCCTCAAGGACAACAGCATGATCGCGCAGACAATGGAAGGCGCTGCGCCGCCGGACGCCGACAAGGTGCTGGTGGTCGACGACAACCCGGATCTGCGGACCTTCATCGCCAACACCCTCACCGACACCTACCAGGTGCAGATGGCCCAGAACGGCGTCGAGGGCCTCGCGACGGCGCGGCGCTGGTCGCCCGATTTGATCATCTCGGACATCATGATGCCGCTGATGGACGGCTTCGAGCTGACGCGGCAGATCCGCCAGGATGCCGCACTGTCGCAGGTGCCGGTGATCCTCGCCACGTCCAAGTCCGGCGGCGAGGCCGTGGCCGAGGGGCTGGAGGTCGGCGCCAACGACTACCTGGCCAAGCCCTTCGAGATCCGCGAGCTGCAGGCCAGGGTCGCGGCGCAGCTGCGGGCCCGCCGTTTGGAGCGCAACCTCAGCGAGCGCGAAAGTCGCCTGGCCGCCATCGGGCGCATGACCAGCGCCATTGTCCACGACCTGCGCAATCCGCTGACCGCGATCATCGGCTTCTCCGAGATCGCCTCCCAGGATGCCCAGAGCGAAGACTCCCGCGAGATGGTAAGCAAGGACCTCGAGCCGGTAATCAGCGAGGCCAACCGGCTGAGCCGCATGATCAGCGAGGTGCTCGATTTCGCCAGGGGCCAGTCCTCGGACCTCAACCTGGTGCCGACCGAGCTGGTGGCCTACGTCGAGACGGTCTGCAAACCGATGAAGCAAAAGCTCGGCGCAATGAGCATCGAGCTGCAGCTGGTCCACAAGGCCGGTCGCGAGCTGCAGGTCAACCTGGACAACGACCGCATGCTGCGAGTGTTGGAAAACCTGGTCAAGAACGCCCAGGAAGCGATGTGGGGCGACGGCCGGGTGCCCAAGGACAAACACATCTGGATCACCACCGACACTGTTGACGATCGCTCGGCGCTGATCCGCATCGCCGACGATGGTCCGGGGATTCCCGAGGCCCTGGCGTCTACGCTTTTCGACGCCTTCACCACCTCGAACAAGCCCGCGGGAACCGGCCTGGGCCTGGCCACGGTGCGCAACCTGGTCATCGCCCACGGCGGCACGATTAAGGTCGAGCCCAAGGCCGCCGAAGGCGGCGCCGCTTTTATAATTAAGCTCCCGCGCATTAACCTTGAAAGTTAA